CCACATGGAGTTTCTCGGGCCCGACCGCGAGAGCATCGGCCGCGAGAAGGCCGGCGTCATGCGCGCCGGCCGGCCGGTGGTGGTGAGCGACCCGGTGCCGCCGCAGTCGGTGCTGGACCACGCGGCGCAGCTCGGGGCCGACCTCTGGCGCATGGGCCGCGACTTCAACTTCTCGGGCGACAAGCAGCAGTGGAACTGGGCTGGCCGCGGCCGCCGCTACAGCGGCCTGGCCTACCCGGCGCTGCGCGGCGCCAACCAACTGGTCAACGCCTCGGGCGTGCTGGCGGCGCTGGAGGCGCTGCGCGACCGGGTGCCGGTGACGGCGCAGGCCGTGCGCAGCGGGCTGGCCCAGGTCGAGCTGCCGGGGCGCTTCCAGATCGTGCCGGGCCAGCCCACGCTGGTGCTGGACGTGGCGCACAACCCGCACTCGGTGGCGGCGCTGGCCGAGAACCTCGATGCGATGGGCTTCTACCCCACCACCCATGCCGTGTTCGGCGCGATGGCTGACAAGGACCTCGGCCCCATGCTGGCGCGCATCGGCCCGCAGGTGGACCGCTGGTACTTCACCGATCTGCCCACGCCGCGCGCCGAATCGGCCGCCCGCCTGCTGGCGCGCTGGCAGGCCCAGGAAACCCGTCGGGACGTGCTTGCAACTGCTTACCAGGAACCGCTGCAGGCCCTGCAGGCGGCCATCGCCGCCGCGGACCCCGCTGATAGAATTCTGGTCTTCGGATCGTTCTTCACGGTGGGCGGCGTCCTGAGGGACGGGGTACCTCGCCTCCACGCCAAACATCTGGGCCCCTGAGTCCACACCAGACCACGCTTCATGGCTTTCTTCAAGTTCCGCAAAGGTGGCAACGATCAGGCTGCCGCCCCCAGCCAGCCCGAAAGCATTGAGGCCATGCGCCGGCGTGCCAAGCACCGGCTGATCGGTGCGGCGGTGCTGGTGCTGCTGGGCGTGGTCGGGTTCCCGATGCTGTTCGACACGCAGCCCCGGCCGATCCCGGTGGACATCCCGATCGAGATCCCCGACAAGGGCAAGGTCAAGCCGCTGGCGATTCCCGTTGCGCCGCCCCCGGTGGCCGCCGTCGCGCCACCGCCGGCCCGCACCGCTTCGGCCGGCACGCCCGCGTCCAGCATTCCGGCCACGGCCAGCCTCAGCGCCAAGGAAGAGGTGGTGACGGCGAAGGCGGAGCCAAAAACAGAGCCAAAAGTGGCAGAGGTCCCTGTCGCACCGACATCTCCTGCTATCAAAAAAGAAGCAAAGCCGGAGCCCCGGCCCGAGCCCAAACCGGCCCCGAAGGCCGACGACGGCGCCAAGGCGAAGGCCCTGCTCGAAGGCCGGGACGTCGAGAAGGCGGCCGGCGCCGACAAGGCCGAGGGCCGCTTCGTGGTGCAGGTGGGCGCGTTCGCCGACGTGGCCAAGGCGCGCGAGACCCGGCTCAAGGTGGAGAAATCGGGCCTGAAGACCTACACCCAGGTGGCGGACACCAAGGACGGCAAGCGCATCCGTGTGCGCGTGGGGCCGTTTGCCAGCAAGGCCGAGGCCGACAAGGCCGCCAGCAAGATCAAGGGGCTGGATTTACCGGCCGCGATCCTCACCTTGTAGGGTGAGTGCCTGGATGGCTGCGCTGGACTGGGTCTTCGTGGCCGTGCTGCTGGCGTCCCTGGTGCTGGGCGCCTGGCGCGGCCTGGTGTACGAGGTGATGTCGGCGCTGGGCTGGGTGGTGGCCTTCGTGCTGGCGCAGTGGTTTGCGCCCGAGGTGGCGGCCCGGCTGCCGATGGCGGGCGCGGCGGAGCCGGTCCGCTATGCGGCGGGCTTCGTGCTGGTGTTCGTGGCGGCCGCGTTCGCCGCCGGCCTGCTGGCCTGGCTGACCAAGAAGCTGGTCGAGGCCATCGGCCTGCGCCCGGTGGACCGCACGCTGGGCGCGGCGTTCGGGCTGGTGCGTGGCGTGGTGCTGCTGCTGGCCGCCGCCGTGGTGATGAACATGACGCCGCTCAAAAGCAGCGAATGGTGGCAGGAGTCGAAGGGCGCCGAGGTGAGCACGGCGGCGCTCAAGGGTTTGAAGCCGGTATTGCCGGAAGATTTTGGAAGCTATCTTCCATGAGGTTCGTTCAATGTGTGGAATCGTCGGCGTTGTCAGCAGCGCCCCTGTCAATCAGCTGATCTATGACGCCCTGCTGCTGCTGCAGCACCGGGGCCAGGATGCGGCCGGCATCGTCACCCAGCAGGAACGCAAGTTCTTCATGCACAAGGCCAAGGGCATGGTGCGCGACGTGTTCCGCACGCGCAACATGCGCGCGCTGCCGGGCAACTGTGGCCTGGGCCAGGTGCGCTACCCGACCGCGGGCAACGCCTACAGCGAGGAAGAGGCGCAGCCGTTCTACGTGAACGCGCCGTTCGGCATCGTGCTGGTGCACAACGGCAACCTCACCAATGCGCAGGCGCTGAAGGCCGAGCTGTTCTCGGCCGACCACCGCCACATCAACACCGAGAGCGACTCCGAGGTGCTGCTCAACGTGCTGGCGCACGAGCTGGAGAAATCCACGCGCGGCGTGCCGCTGCAGCCCGACGATGTGTTCACGGCCGTGCGCAACGTGCACCGCCGCATCCGGGGCTCGTATGCGGTGATCGCGCTGATCGCGGGCCACGGCCTGCTGGCCTTCCGCGACCCGTTCGGCATCCGCCCGCTGGCCATGGGCCGCAGCAAGGACGGCACGGTGATGGTGGGCAGCGAATCGGTGGCGCTGGAGGGCACCTCGCACGTGTTCGAGCGCAACATCGACCCGGGCGAGGCGGTGTTCATCGCCCTCGACGGCACGGTGCACGCCAAGCAATGCGCCGAGCGGCCGCGGCTTCACCCCTGCATCTTCGAATTCGTGTATCTGGCGCGGCCCGACTCGGTGCTCGACGGCATCTCGGTCTACCAGGCGCGCCTGAACCTGGGCGAGACGCTGGCCAAGCGCGTGATCTCTACCGTGCCGCCCAGCGACATCGACGTGGTGATCCCCATCCCCGAATCGAGCCGGCCGAGCGCCACCCAGCTCGCGCACCTGCTGGGCCTGCCCTACCGCGAAGGCTTCGTGAAGAACCGCTACGTGGGCCGCACCTTCATCATGCCGGGGCAGGGCGTGCGCAAGAAATCCGTGCGCCAGAAGCTCAACGTGATCGGCAGCGAGTTCAAGGGCCGCAACGTGCTGCTGGTGGACGACTCCATCGTGCGCGGCACCACCAGCCGCGAGATCGTGCAGATGGCGCGCGACGCCGGCGCCCGCAAGGTCTACCTGGCCAGTGCCGCGCCGCCGGTGCGCTTTCCCAATGTCTACGGCATCGACATGCCGACCTCCAGCGAGCTGGTGGCGCATGGCCGCAGCGTCGAGGAAGTGCGCGAGATCATCGGCTGCGATGCGCTGATCTACCAGGACGTGGACGCGATGAAGAAGGCCATCGGTTCGCTCAACCCGAAACTCGATGGTTTCGACGCCTCGTGCTTCGACGGGGTCTACGTGACCGGCGACATCACCGCCGCCGACATCGCGCGCCTCAACGAGAACCGCGTGGGCGTCGAAGAGGGCGGCGAGGACACCTCGCGCCTGGCCCTGCCCAACCACGTGGACTGACCATGGCCCGCCGCCCCCTGCCCGACACGCTGCACCGGGACACGCTGGCCGTGCGCGCCGCGGTCGACGCCAGCCAGTACGGCGAGAACTCCGAGGCCCTGTACCTCACCAGCAGCTTCACGCAGCCCGACAGCGAAACGGCGGCCCGCCGCTTTGCCGGCGAAGAGGACGGCTACATCTACTCGCGCTTCACCAACCCCACCGTGGCCAGCATGGAAAAGCGCCTGGCCGCGCTGGAGGGCACTGAGGCCTGCATCGGCACCGCCAGCGGCATGAGCGCCATCCTGCTGCTGTGCATGGGCCTGCTCAAGGCGGGCGACCACGTGGTGTGCTCGCGTTCGGTGTTCGGCTCCACCCTCAAGCTGATCGGCAGCGAGTTTGGCAAGTTCGGGGTGCAGAGCAGCTTCGTTTCGCAGACCGACCTGGCCGAGTGGAAGAACGCCATGCGGCCCAACACGCGGCTGCTGTTCGCCGAGACGCCGACCAACCCGCTGACCGATGTGTGCGACATCCGAGCGCTGGCCGACATCGCGCACAACGCGGGCGCGCTGCTGGCCGTGGACAACTGCTTTTGCTCACCGGCGCTGCAGCAGCCGGCGAAGTTCGGCGCCGACATCATCATCCATTCGGGCACCAAGTACCTCGACGGCCAGGGCCGCGTGGTGGCCGGCGCGCTGTGCGCGAGCGAAAAACTGGTGCGCGAGACCTTCATTCCCGTGATGCGCAGCGCCGGCATGAGCCTGTCGCCGTTCAACGCCTGGGTCGTGCTCAAGGGCATGGAGACGCTGGGCATCCGCATGGAGGCGCAGTCGGCGCGCGCGCTGGAGCTGGCGCGCTGGCTCGAAGCGCACCCCCGGGTCGAGCGCGTCTACTATCCCGGCCTCGCCAGCCACGCGCAGCATGAACTCGCCATGGCGCAGCAATCGGGCCAGGGCGGGGCGGTGGTGTCCTTCGACGTGAAGGGCACCGACCCAGGCCAGGCGCGCAAGAACGCCTTTCACGTGATCGACTCGACGCGCCTGCTGTCTGTCACGGCCAACCTGGGCGACGTGAAGACCATCATCACCCAGCCCGCCAGCACCTCGCATGGCCGGCTGACTGAAGCCCAGCGCCAGGCCGCGGGCATCCGGCAGAACCTGGTCCGCGTGGCCGTGGGCCTGGAGCATCTTGACGACTTGAAGGCCGACCTCGCGCTCGGCCTGGACACTCTCTGAATGACAAAAATACGCACCCGCTTCGCCCCGTCGCCGACGGGCTTCATCCATCTGGGCAACATCCGCTCGGCGCTGTACCCGTGGGCCTTTGCCCGCGCCACCGGCGGCGACTTCATCCTGCGCATCGAAGACACCGACCTGGAGCGCTCGACCCAGGCCGCGGTCGATGTGATCATCGAAGGCATGGCCTGGCTGGGCCTGGACCACGATGAAGGCCCGTTCTACCAGATGCAGCGCATGGACCGCTACAAGGCGGTGCTGGCCGGGATGCAGGCCGCGGGCCACGTCTACCCCTGCTACATGAGCGTGGCCGAACTCGACGCGCTGCGCGAGAAGCAGATGGCTGCCAAGGAAAAACCGCGCTACGACGGCACCTGGCGGCCCGAGCCCGGCAAGACACTGCCGCCAGTGCCCGAAGGCGTCAAGCCGGTGCTGCGCTTCAAGAATCCGCAGGGCGGTGTGGTGGCCTGGGACGACAAGGTGAAGGGCCGCATCGAGATCAGCAACGACGAACTCGACGATCTCGTGATCGCGCGGCCCGACGGCACGCCCACCTACAACTTCTGCGTGGTGGTGGACGACATCGACATGGCCATCACCCACGTCATCCGCGGCGACGACCACGTGAACAACACGCCGCGCCAGATCAACATCTTCCGGGCGCTGGGCCAGGAGCCGCCGGTGTACGCCCATCTGCCCACGGTGCTCAACGAGCAGGGCGAGAAGATGAGCAAGCGCAACGGCGCCAAGCCCGTGACGCAGTACCGTGACGAAGGCTTCCTGCCCGATGCCATGGTCAACTACCTCGCGCGCCTGGGCTGGAGCCACGGCGACGACGAGATCTTCAGCCGCGCGCAGTTTCTCGAGTGGTTCAACCTCGACCACCTGGGCCGCAGCGCCGCGCAGTTCGACGAAGCCAAGCTGCGCTGGGTCAACGCCCAGCACCTCAAGGCGATGGCGGGCGAGGCCCTGGCGCCGCTGGTGGCGGCGCAGCTGCAACAGCGCGGCCTGGCGGCCGATGCGCGCCTGCCGGCGATCTGCGACCTGTTCAAGGACCGCTGCGAAACCACTGTGGCACTGGCCGGCTGGGCGGCGGCCTTCTACGGCGATGTGCAGGCCCGGCCCGAGGAGCAGGCGCAGCATGTGACGGACGCCGTCAAGCCCGCACTGGCGCTGCTGGCGGACAAGCTGGCCGGCTGTGAATGGGACAAGGTCGCCATTGCCGCGGCCATCAAGGATGTGCTGGCAGCCCATGGCCTGAAGATGCCGCAACTGGCCATGCCGGTGCGCGTGCTGGTCATGGGAACGGCGCAAACTCCGTCGCTGGATGCGGTGCTGGCACTGTTCACGCGCGAAATTGTGCTGAGCCGCTTGAAAGCCGTTTAATTTTCGCGCTATAATTCGAGGCTCAGAGATTGACGACATAGCAGAACGCTGTGACGGAAATACGGGGGTATAGCTCAGCTGGGAGAGCGCTTGCATGGCATGCAAGAGGTCATCGGTTCGATCCCGTTTACCTCCACCACTGATCTCTGAGAAGGAAAGTTGCCAACCCGGTTGGCAGGGAAGTTCCAAGGTTTTGACCCTATCGTCTAGAGGCCTAGGACATCACCCTTTCACGGTGAGTACCGGGGTTCGAATCCCCGTAGGGTCGCCAGATTTCACCTCGGTGAACAAGGCACAAGTCGACAGCACTTGGCTCGCAAGAGCGAACGCTGTCTACCAGGAGTGGTAGTTCAGTTGGTTAGAATACCGGCCTGTCACGCCGGGGGTCGCGGGTTCGAGTCCCGTCCACTCCGCCAAATGTAAAAAAGCCGTTGATTTTCAACGGCTTTTTTCTTTTTTGTCACGCAACGGGTGTCCCAAGCCGGTGTCTCATTTTTTGGGAATACGGTCTTGAAACTTGCTTCACATCTTGCAATATCACGTCACAGTGCGTGAGCAGTGCCAAGCGATTGCTCAGACGAACCAAAGGGTGCTGCCAAGCTCGGCGGTCTCTCTTTGATGGAACACGGATGCAGGCGCACCGCGAACGTCGGCTTTCGGGGCGGTTTCTGCAGTGCGACCGACTGCTACCAGCTGCGACTGGCGCGGAAACGATCAAGCCGTACCGATTTCGATGACGGCCGCGATGTGACTACTTCGGCGTGAGCCGATACAAGCCGCCCTCGTGATCGTCCTCGATCAACCACAGTGCGCCATCCGGCGCTTGCGCGACGTCACGGACGCGAAAGCCCACCGTCCAGTGCTCGGCCGGTGTCGCGGCTGCGCCGTGCACCTCGATCCGATGCAGGGCGCGGCTGACGAGGCCGGTCGCGAACGCCGAGCCCTGCCACTGCGGAAACATCGCGCCGCTGTAGAACATCAGGTTGCCGGGCGCGAGCACAGGCGTCCAGTAGATCACGGGCTTGGCGAGGTCGGGGCGTGTGTCGGGGCTGGCGATGGGCACGCCGTCGTAGTTCACCGCATACGAGACCAAGGGCCAACCGTAGTTCTTGCCCGGCTCGATCAGGTTGAGTTCGTCGCCGCCGCGCGGCCCGTGTTCGAGTTCCCAAAGACGGCCATCCGGCGCGAACGCGAGGCCGTAGGGTGTGCGATGCCCCGAGGTCCAGGTCTCGGAGGGCGTCAGATTGGGGCCGTCAAAGACATAGGTGCGCACGACCGGCGCGGTCTTGGCGGCCTCCGTATCTCTGGGCGGATCGATCACCGGGACCGACCGTGCGCCGGTCTGGCCCGCCTTGGGGTTGCCGGGCGCAGGCTGGCCGTCCAGGGTCAGCCGCAGGATCTTGCCGGCCGGCTGGTTCGGGTCCTGGGCGGGGGTCATGCGCTGCCGATCACCGACCGTGAGGAAGAGAAACTTCTGGTCCGGCGAAAAGGCCACGGCAGCGCCCACCTGGCCCCCCTTGCCCTTGATCGGGTCGTGCCAGAGGGCCTTCAGGTCCTCCAGCACGGCTGTGCCGGAGCCGATCCTGAGCGTTGCGCGTGCGAGCGCCAGGCTCGAGGTGCCCGGGATCGGTCCGGGCTCCGAATAGGTCAGGTAGATCGCCCCATCGCTCGAATAGGACGGGGCCAGGTAGACGCCCAGCAGGCCGTTCTGATTCTCGTACAGCACCGGCGGCACGCCAGTGACTTCGAGCTTCTGCCCGGATGGGGTCGCGAGGAAGAGCTTGCCGATCTTCTCGGTGATCAGCATGCGTCCGTCAGGCAGAAAGGCAATGCGCCAAGGCAGATCGAACTGCGCGACCTTCGTGAGCTTGAACGGAGGCGATGGGGTGGGGGGCAGCGTTCCGGCGTTGATCTGCGCCACCCCGGACGTTGCCCCGAAGAGCAACCAAGGGATGAGTCCGAATGTCGGGAGTTGCATGCTTGGCTCCTCAGTGGGTCGTCCGAAGAGTATCCGACGATCGTGGAAGCAGTGCCAAGCACCGGGCCATCGGTGCAACGAGGGCTGAGCCTCGCTTTCCGGGACGTCTGCCGCTTGCGTTTCTGAAAACCGGCCCTCACCAATGACAGCTTGTGGCCGGCTGTTGCCATTCGGCGCATGGGCAATTCCTTAGAACGCTTTATTGTCGTTAGCTGGCCTGGCTGGCAAGTGATGGCTCTTGACCCGGAGCGGACGTCCTCACGGCCAGCTATCCCCCTTTCTGGCCAAGGCTGACCATGACGCCAAGCGGAGTCAGCTGGCCGCAACTATGAGATCAATCCGCAGTAGTGATCTTCGCGTCACGAATCAGCTTCCCAAATCGCTGATAGTCGGTCTCCAACCGCTTAGCCATCACGTCGGGCGACCCGCCCACGGGAACATAGCCCAGTTCGCTGAACCGCACCCTTACCTCCGGCGTCTGGAGGATCTTGTTCACTTCGGTATTGATACGTCGCACGGCCGCTTGCGGAACGCCCATAGGATACAGAAGTCCGATCCACACGCTGAGATCAAAGCCCGGGACGCCGCTCTCGGCCACGGTGGGCACATCCGGCATGCCGGAGAAACGCTTCGCCGTAGAGATGGCAAGAATCTTTAGCTTGCCGGACTTCACATGAGGCATGACAGGCCCGAACGAGCTGAATGTCAAGTCTCCGCGCCCGCCCAGCATGTCAGTGACCGCTTGAGGCATGCCCTTGTAGGGAACATGCAAGAGGTCGATGCTTGCGTTTGCTTTCAGCATTTCCACGGCAAGATGACCCGAAGATCCGTTCCCAGACGACGCTGCCGTGATCTTGCCAGGATTAGCTTTCGCGAACTGAATCAACTCACGCACGCTGTTGATGTTCAGATCGCTGCGTACCACGAGGAGCAAAGGGAGATCCGCTACCAGGCTCACCGGCTGGAAGGCCTTCTGTGCGTCATAGGGCAGTTTCAGCAAGTGGGGGTTGATGGTGAACGGAGGGTCCGAGCCGCCGATCAAGGTGTACCCATCTGGTGCCGAGCTCGCGCCAACTTGTGCGCCGAGCACACCGCCCGCACCAGGGCGGTTGTCGATCACCACGGCCTGCCCGAGCGCCGCAGCGAGTTTGTCGCTAATAGCCCGCATGCCGTTGTCGGCGGCCGCGCCTGCCGCGAACGGCACCACCATCTTGATCTGACGATCGGGCGTCCAACTCGTCTGGGCCGGTGCGCCAGCGGCCATGCCGAATGCGGCCAGCCATACGAGGACTCGGAGAAGTGATTTCATGTAGATGTCTCCTTTAATCTTGGGTATTCGAAGGGGTTGAACGCGGTGAAAAAGGGTTGTAGGCATGTGGGCAAAGTGATGTCTAATGAGTTGTCGGAGTTAAAAGTACTGGGGGTTGTGCTCGCCCAGGGCGGGCGCCTCCAGCGGACTGCCGGGACGCACACCGTTGATAGTGAAGGGTAAGCCGAGGGTCTGTCGGCCCGTGACCGATGATGGGCGCAGCATGCGCAGCGATGCGACCTGAGGTGAGGCGAGTGCCTCGGGGATGGTGTTGAACCGGGTGCAGGGAATCCCTGCTGCACGGAACATCTTTTCCCAATGCTCACGCGTGTGGGTCTTCATCACTTCGGCGATCAGCGGAACCAGCGTGGCCTTGTTGACGATACGCTGGCCATTGGTGGCATACATGGGGTTTGCACACCATTGCGTATGGCCCAGCACTTCGGCCAATCGTGCGAACTGTGCGTCGTTGCCCACCGCCAGGCACACCATGCCGTCCTTCGCGGAGAACGCGTCGTAGGGGACCAGCAGCGGCTGGCCGTTGCCGCGCCGATGGGGTTCGCGTCCTTCATTCAGGTACCCGCTGACGTCGGCCCCGATCCAGTTAATCGCTGTTTCCAACAACGAAAGCTCGACAACGCCACCACGCCCTCCGTTCGCGTCCCGGTACCGCAGGGTGGCCAGCGCTGCGATCACCATCCACATACCCGAGCCAAGATCGACGACCGAAGGCCCAGTACGCAGCGGCGGACCATCCGGAAGCCCGTTGACGCTGGCAAGCCCGCTATAGGCTTGCGCCAATGGCTCGAACCCCGGATCGCGATGCATCGGGCCACTATGACCAAACGCGGCGAGATCGCAGTGGATCAGGCGCGGGAACCGTGCTACCAGGGCCGGCCCATCCAGGCCGAGGGCGTTCAGGGCTCCCGCACGGACGTTGCTGATCACGATGTCGGCCGATTCGATCAACCGCAGCAGCGCATCGCGGCCGGAGGGCGACTTGAAGTCGATGGCGACCGACTTCTTGCCGCGGTTCAAGTCGCGGAAGATGAGCGCGTCGCCCCCGTCAAAGGGTTTCCCCATGCGGCGGCCGTCCTCGCCACGTCCGGGCGGTTCCACCTTCACCACCTCCGCACCGAGGTCGCTCAGGATCATGCCGCCGTACGGCGCTGCTAGAAATTGTCCGAGCTCTACGACGCGGATACCGCGCAACCACCCGGTCTGGCCCTCAACGTCTTGTCGATTGTTCATTACTGGCCTTTGAAGCGCGGCTGACGCCGCTCGGCGAACGCAGCGCGTCCTTCCTTCACGTCATCCGTGGCCAGCAGATGGCGGATCGCCATCTGCTCCAAGCGAAAGCCTGTATTCATGTCCACGTCCATGCTACGCAAGGCCAGTTCCTTCGTGGCCTGCACCGCCAGAGGTCCGTTCTTCGTGATGCGCCGGGCGTAGTGCAAAGCGGTCTCCATCAGCTTTTCGCGCGACACGACCGCATTCACCAAGCCCCAGCGCAGTGCATCCTGAGCGGATATCGGATCACCAGTCAGCAGCAGTTCCATCGCGATGGCGTAGGGCAACTGCTTGATGGGCCGTTGTGTGCCTCCATTCGCAGCCAACAGACCACGACACACTTCCGTGATGGCGAAATCGGCTGTTTCCACGGCGACCCGGATGTCGGTGGCCAACATCAGCGTCATACCGCCGGCCAAACACCGCCCGTTGATTGCGGCGATGACCGGCTTCCAAACCTCCAGCCCGCGGTTGAGCAGTTGGTCTTTCTGTGTAAGCCACAGATCCTGGGGCTGGAAGACCGACTCCAGGTTCTTTAGGTCGGCGCCGGCCGAGAATGTCTTGTCGCCAGCACCGGTGATGATGGCCACCTGAATCTCGGGATCGTCGCGCACGCGCATCCAAGCCTGCGACAGCAGCGCGTAGTGTTCGCCGTCCATGGCGTTGTGCTTTTCCGGACGGTTGATCGTGATGGTACAGATGGCGTCCTTGACTTCAACATCGACCGACATGAAATCTCCTTTTCTACAGATTTGGATTCAGTGGGTGAGGCCGGCGCGCGCCAGCACTTCCCGCGCCTGGCGCAGATGGGGCATGTCCAGCATCTGTCCGTTGAGCCCGACCACGCCGGCTCCCTGGATAGAGAACGCTTCCACCACCCGGCGCGCGTGTGCGACTTCGTCATCGGATGGCGTGAACGTGTCGTTGATGACGGCGACCTGGTCCGGATGAATAGCCAGCTTGGCGGTGAATCCGGCAGTACGGGAGAGCACACATTCGGCACGCAATTTCTCAAGATCCCGGTAATCGGCCGAGATGGTGTCGATCGGCTGCACGCCAGCAGCACGCGCCGTGACGATCGTGATCCCGCGCGCCCACGCGTACAGGCTTTCGAACGATCCGTCGACGTTGCGATTGGTCGTGGCTCCCAAGGCCGCCATCAGGTCGATAGGGCCCCAGGACATGCCTGCCATTCGCGGCACACCCCCGGCGAAGGTATGCGCCTCCAGCAGCGACCGGGGCTCCTCGGTCAGGGTTGGAACAGCCTGAATCAGGCCAACCGGCAGACCCGACTGTGTCTCCAGGGCCGCGACATAGTGATCGAACGCCTGGAGATCCAAGGCCGAGCGCACCTTGGGCACGAGAAAGGCATCC
This Variovorax terrae DNA region includes the following protein-coding sequences:
- the gltX gene encoding glutamate--tRNA ligase; translated protein: MTKIRTRFAPSPTGFIHLGNIRSALYPWAFARATGGDFILRIEDTDLERSTQAAVDVIIEGMAWLGLDHDEGPFYQMQRMDRYKAVLAGMQAAGHVYPCYMSVAELDALREKQMAAKEKPRYDGTWRPEPGKTLPPVPEGVKPVLRFKNPQGGVVAWDDKVKGRIEISNDELDDLVIARPDGTPTYNFCVVVDDIDMAITHVIRGDDHVNNTPRQINIFRALGQEPPVYAHLPTVLNEQGEKMSKRNGAKPVTQYRDEGFLPDAMVNYLARLGWSHGDDEIFSRAQFLEWFNLDHLGRSAAQFDEAKLRWVNAQHLKAMAGEALAPLVAAQLQQRGLAADARLPAICDLFKDRCETTVALAGWAAAFYGDVQARPEEQAQHVTDAVKPALALLADKLAGCEWDKVAIAAAIKDVLAAHGLKMPQLAMPVRVLVMGTAQTPSLDAVLALFTREIVLSRLKAV
- a CDS encoding Bug family tripartite tricarboxylate transporter substrate binding protein — its product is MKSLLRVLVWLAAFGMAAGAPAQTSWTPDRQIKMVVPFAAGAAADNGMRAISDKLAAALGQAVVIDNRPGAGGVLGAQVGASSAPDGYTLIGGSDPPFTINPHLLKLPYDAQKAFQPVSLVADLPLLLVVRSDLNINSVRELIQFAKANPGKITAASSGNGSSGHLAVEMLKANASIDLLHVPYKGMPQAVTDMLGGRGDLTFSSFGPVMPHVKSGKLKILAISTAKRFSGMPDVPTVAESGVPGFDLSVWIGLLYPMGVPQAAVRRINTEVNKILQTPEVRVRFSELGYVPVGGSPDVMAKRLETDYQRFGKLIRDAKITTAD
- a CDS encoding CvpA family protein, which encodes MAALDWVFVAVLLASLVLGAWRGLVYEVMSALGWVVAFVLAQWFAPEVAARLPMAGAAEPVRYAAGFVLVFVAAAFAAGLLAWLTKKLVEAIGLRPVDRTLGAAFGLVRGVVLLLAAAVVMNMTPLKSSEWWQESKGAEVSTAALKGLKPVLPEDFGSYLP
- a CDS encoding PQQ-dependent sugar dehydrogenase, coding for MQLPTFGLIPWLLFGATSGVAQINAGTLPPTPSPPFKLTKVAQFDLPWRIAFLPDGRMLITEKIGKLFLATPSGQKLEVTGVPPVLYENQNGLLGVYLAPSYSSDGAIYLTYSEPGPIPGTSSLALARATLRIGSGTAVLEDLKALWHDPIKGKGGQVGAAVAFSPDQKFLFLTVGDRQRMTPAQDPNQPAGKILRLTLDGQPAPGNPKAGQTGARSVPVIDPPRDTEAAKTAPVVRTYVFDGPNLTPSETWTSGHRTPYGLAFAPDGRLWELEHGPRGGDELNLIEPGKNYGWPLVSYAVNYDGVPIASPDTRPDLAKPVIYWTPVLAPGNLMFYSGAMFPQWQGSAFATGLVSRALHRIEVHGAAATPAEHWTVGFRVRDVAQAPDGALWLIEDDHEGGLYRLTPK
- the purF gene encoding amidophosphoribosyltransferase, coding for MCGIVGVVSSAPVNQLIYDALLLLQHRGQDAAGIVTQQERKFFMHKAKGMVRDVFRTRNMRALPGNCGLGQVRYPTAGNAYSEEEAQPFYVNAPFGIVLVHNGNLTNAQALKAELFSADHRHINTESDSEVLLNVLAHELEKSTRGVPLQPDDVFTAVRNVHRRIRGSYAVIALIAGHGLLAFRDPFGIRPLAMGRSKDGTVMVGSESVALEGTSHVFERNIDPGEAVFIALDGTVHAKQCAERPRLHPCIFEFVYLARPDSVLDGISVYQARLNLGETLAKRVISTVPPSDIDVVIPIPESSRPSATQLAHLLGLPYREGFVKNRYVGRTFIMPGQGVRKKSVRQKLNVIGSEFKGRNVLLVDDSIVRGTTSREIVQMARDAGARKVYLASAAPPVRFPNVYGIDMPTSSELVAHGRSVEEVREIIGCDALIYQDVDAMKKAIGSLNPKLDGFDASCFDGVYVTGDITAADIARLNENRVGVEEGGEDTSRLALPNHVD
- a CDS encoding O-succinylhomoserine sulfhydrylase, whose product is MARRPLPDTLHRDTLAVRAAVDASQYGENSEALYLTSSFTQPDSETAARRFAGEEDGYIYSRFTNPTVASMEKRLAALEGTEACIGTASGMSAILLLCMGLLKAGDHVVCSRSVFGSTLKLIGSEFGKFGVQSSFVSQTDLAEWKNAMRPNTRLLFAETPTNPLTDVCDIRALADIAHNAGALLAVDNCFCSPALQQPAKFGADIIIHSGTKYLDGQGRVVAGALCASEKLVRETFIPVMRSAGMSLSPFNAWVVLKGMETLGIRMEAQSARALELARWLEAHPRVERVYYPGLASHAQHELAMAQQSGQGGAVVSFDVKGTDPGQARKNAFHVIDSTRLLSVTANLGDVKTIITQPASTSHGRLTEAQRQAAGIRQNLVRVAVGLEHLDDLKADLALGLDTL
- a CDS encoding SPOR domain-containing protein — translated: MAFFKFRKGGNDQAAAPSQPESIEAMRRRAKHRLIGAAVLVLLGVVGFPMLFDTQPRPIPVDIPIEIPDKGKVKPLAIPVAPPPVAAVAPPPARTASAGTPASSIPATASLSAKEEVVTAKAEPKTEPKVAEVPVAPTSPAIKKEAKPEPRPEPKPAPKADDGAKAKALLEGRDVEKAAGADKAEGRFVVQVGAFADVAKARETRLKVEKSGLKTYTQVADTKDGKRIRVRVGPFASKAEADKAASKIKGLDLPAAILTL
- the folC gene encoding bifunctional tetrahydrofolate synthase/dihydrofolate synthase, yielding MWPRMNTLQDWLAHCERLHAKNIDLGLDRVKAVAERMALRFGGTVITVAGTNGKGSTCAMLEAILQQAGWRTGVYTSPHLVHFEERCRLQGEIVKADDLVPHFARVEQARGEVSLTYFEFSTLAILSLMAASSLDVAILEVGLGGRLDAVNIIDADCAVITSIALDHMEFLGPDRESIGREKAGVMRAGRPVVVSDPVPPQSVLDHAAQLGADLWRMGRDFNFSGDKQQWNWAGRGRRYSGLAYPALRGANQLVNASGVLAALEALRDRVPVTAQAVRSGLAQVELPGRFQIVPGQPTLVLDVAHNPHSVAALAENLDAMGFYPTTHAVFGAMADKDLGPMLARIGPQVDRWYFTDLPTPRAESAARLLARWQAQETRRDVLATAYQEPLQALQAAIAAADPADRILVFGSFFTVGGVLRDGVPRLHAKHLGP